A region of Cellulophaga sp. RHA19 DNA encodes the following proteins:
- a CDS encoding YraN family protein has translation MGDHNQFGKEGEKLAVQFLRDNGYTIKHLNYRYLKAEVDIIAQQKDTLAIIEVKSRSSDALQNIADTVTAKKIKLLVMAADHYVSDNDLDVDVRFDIITILKNEDNLKIEHLTDAFYHF, from the coding sequence TTGGGAGATCACAATCAGTTTGGTAAAGAAGGAGAAAAGCTTGCTGTACAGTTTTTAAGAGACAATGGGTACACTATTAAACATCTTAATTACCGCTATCTAAAAGCTGAGGTTGATATTATTGCTCAGCAAAAAGACACTTTGGCAATTATAGAGGTAAAATCTAGAAGTAGTGATGCGTTGCAGAACATTGCCGATACTGTAACAGCAAAAAAAATAAAACTTCTTGTTATGGCAGCAGATCATTATGTGTCTGATAATGATTTAGATGTAGATGTTAGATTTGATATTATCACAATCTTAAAAAATGAAGATAATTTAAAAATTGAGCATTTAACCGACGCTTTTTATCATTTTTAA
- a CDS encoding DUF1800 domain-containing protein, whose amino-acid sequence MAYFVNCNTASLNPIGGNLDKNKAEHLYRRLGFSASVDTINAAIGQPVSSYIDNLIAEAVSMPEIAAPEWANWTGADYPEDSDLRNPILNQQKDDFYNLYITGLINNNLRDRLSFFWSNHFVTEYRNYRAAPLLYRYVDCLQRNSIGNFKTFVSEIGLTDAMLYYLDGVFNNGNNPNENYARELYELFTLGEGNNYTEEDIIETARALTGYVERGEESYTPVTFDPEKHDAESKTIFGQTANFDYDGVIDNLFTQRPNEISWFICKKLYEFFIHPDSDDTSGSNAEEIIQGLAATFRANDFELAPVLSQLFKSEHFFDEEALGVIIKSPFDIYINLINETQFSYDDDTIASVENICRLIGQELFNPPGVEGWYRDRTWINTNFMIGRWLSSELFLQNAWNANPEQFRDFAVSVTPNASTESNPDVVTQAILDKLLPKGIAADEQQNVYDVFRDDALVQYYAAPDGDGSWSLYYPGADVQVYQLLLHIIRQPEFQLK is encoded by the coding sequence ATGGCATATTTTGTGAATTGCAATACTGCATCGCTAAACCCCATAGGTGGTAATTTAGATAAAAACAAGGCAGAACACCTTTACAGACGATTAGGTTTTAGTGCCTCTGTAGATACTATAAATGCTGCCATTGGACAACCAGTTTCTTCATATATAGATAACTTAATAGCTGAAGCAGTTAGTATGCCTGAAATTGCAGCACCAGAATGGGCAAACTGGACAGGTGCAGATTACCCAGAAGATAGCGATTTAAGAAATCCTATATTAAATCAGCAAAAAGACGATTTTTATAATTTATACATAACAGGTTTAATAAATAATAACCTTAGAGACCGCTTAAGTTTCTTTTGGAGCAACCATTTTGTTACTGAATACAGAAACTATAGAGCCGCCCCTTTATTATATCGTTATGTAGATTGCCTACAACGTAATTCTATTGGCAACTTTAAAACATTTGTTAGCGAAATAGGTTTAACAGATGCAATGTTGTACTATCTAGATGGCGTATTTAATAATGGTAATAACCCTAATGAAAATTACGCTCGTGAATTATATGAACTTTTTACTTTAGGTGAAGGTAATAATTACACCGAAGAAGATATTATAGAAACAGCAAGAGCTCTTACTGGATATGTAGAAAGGGGTGAGGAAAGTTATACTCCAGTTACATTTGACCCAGAAAAACATGATGCAGAAAGTAAAACAATATTTGGGCAAACTGCTAATTTTGATTATGATGGTGTTATAGATAACTTGTTTACACAAAGACCCAATGAGATTAGTTGGTTTATTTGTAAAAAACTATACGAGTTTTTTATACATCCAGACTCAGATGACACCTCTGGCAGTAATGCTGAAGAAATAATACAAGGTTTAGCTGCAACGTTTAGAGCTAATGATTTTGAATTAGCACCAGTACTCTCTCAACTTTTTAAAAGTGAACACTTTTTTGACGAAGAAGCTTTAGGTGTAATTATTAAGAGTCCGTTTGATATTTATATTAATTTGATAAACGAGACCCAATTCTCATACGATGACGATACAATTGCAAGTGTTGAAAATATTTGCAGATTAATAGGTCAAGAGTTATTTAACCCACCCGGAGTAGAAGGCTGGTACAGAGATAGAACATGGATTAACACCAATTTTATGATTGGTCGTTGGTTATCCTCAGAATTATTTTTACAAAACGCATGGAATGCTAACCCAGAGCAATTTAGAGACTTTGCAGTGTCTGTAACTCCAAACGCATCTACAGAAAGTAATCCTGATGTTGTAACTCAGGCTATTTTAGACAAACTATTACCTAAAGGTATAGCTGCAGACGAACAACAAAATGTCTATGATGTTTTTAGAGATGATGCTTTAGTACAATATTACGCAGCACCTGATGGCGATGGATCTTGGAGTCTTTATTACCCAGGAGCAGATGTTCAGGTATACCAACTACTACTACACATTATTAGACAACCAGAATTTCAATTAAAATAA
- a CDS encoding DUF1501 domain-containing protein has protein sequence MCDTNSKVQHADKEAHDLEHKKWNRRSFLQAMGMVGSGSMLLGSNVLNASATSPLATAIADAEADGKILILIRLAGGNDGLSTVIPIEQYDTYANARPNIYIPESKVLKLTDNFGVPSYMAPLERMWGEGQFKAVHGVGYEGQSLSHFTGSDIFANTDLNTTGFTGTRTGWMGRHFEECFPDYLMSPPPAPAAIQIGQYGSLVFEGEETNYAFVTSNINQLEKIAETGDNFALDPALFDGCMYDDQLKFLRGVANTTYEYSGTIHEAYKRGEALGCSIEYQDNSFAKQLAVLAKLIKGNLGTKVYMISMGGFDTHGNQPLAHERLMTNLSVAVSDFYQDLACTDQDDKVLSMTFSEFGRRIYENGSNGTDHGKASPTLFFGSGLNGSAFVGDHPSLEDPNERGNLEYTMDFRDLYGTVLAEWLCVPRNLVEQHLLGRPYVPVNLGFNCSGEDFPDIAIDDENPVLPGPGDGGTDPTDPTEPEPIPENVIVHKPYYPTKGNPSIHLEMPFTAHVDIQLYNILGQNLGTVYNAMTTEGDQEINIRERIPVNLATGKYIYRISVQNQKMSKSVMVS, from the coding sequence ATGTGCGATACAAATTCTAAAGTACAACATGCAGACAAAGAGGCTCATGACTTAGAGCATAAAAAATGGAACAGACGTTCTTTTTTACAAGCTATGGGTATGGTTGGTTCTGGATCTATGCTACTAGGTAGTAATGTACTTAATGCTTCGGCTACATCACCTTTAGCTACTGCTATAGCTGATGCAGAAGCAGACGGAAAAATATTAATATTAATTAGACTTGCAGGTGGTAATGATGGTTTAAGTACCGTTATACCTATAGAGCAATATGACACATATGCTAACGCAAGACCAAACATATATATACCAGAAAGTAAAGTATTAAAATTAACTGATAATTTTGGAGTTCCTTCTTATATGGCGCCTTTAGAGCGTATGTGGGGAGAAGGTCAATTTAAGGCTGTACACGGCGTTGGTTATGAAGGGCAAAGTCTTTCTCACTTTACAGGGTCAGATATTTTTGCAAATACAGATTTAAATACTACTGGATTTACAGGAACAAGAACTGGTTGGATGGGTAGACACTTTGAAGAGTGTTTTCCTGATTATCTTATGAGTCCACCACCTGCACCAGCAGCTATACAAATAGGACAATACGGAAGCTTGGTATTTGAAGGTGAAGAAACAAATTATGCCTTTGTAACTAGTAATATTAATCAATTAGAGAAAATTGCAGAAACAGGTGATAATTTTGCCTTAGATCCAGCTCTTTTTGATGGTTGTATGTATGACGATCAACTTAAGTTTTTAAGAGGCGTTGCAAATACAACTTATGAGTATTCTGGAACAATACACGAGGCTTACAAACGTGGTGAAGCCTTAGGTTGTAGCATAGAATACCAAGACAATAGTTTTGCTAAACAATTAGCTGTACTAGCTAAACTTATTAAAGGAAATTTAGGTACAAAAGTATATATGATTTCTATGGGTGGTTTTGACACGCACGGTAATCAACCATTAGCACATGAACGACTAATGACCAACTTATCTGTTGCAGTAAGCGATTTTTATCAAGACTTAGCCTGTACAGATCAAGATGATAAGGTTTTAAGTATGACCTTCTCTGAGTTTGGACGTAGAATATATGAAAACGGATCTAACGGTACAGATCACGGTAAAGCTAGTCCTACTCTATTTTTTGGATCAGGATTAAACGGTAGTGCTTTTGTTGGTGATCATCCTTCATTAGAAGATCCTAATGAAAGAGGAAACTTAGAGTACACAATGGACTTTAGAGACCTTTACGGTACTGTTTTAGCAGAATGGCTATGTGTACCAAGAAATTTAGTAGAACAACATCTTTTAGGTCGTCCTTACGTACCTGTAAACTTAGGTTTTAATTGTAGCGGAGAAGATTTTCCAGATATTGCTATAGATGATGAAAATCCTGTTTTACCAGGACCTGGAGATGGTGGCACTGACCCTACTGACCCAACAGAACCTGAACCAATACCAGAAAATGTTATTGTACATAAACCATATTACCCAACAAAAGGAAACCCTTCTATACATTTAGAAATGCCTTTTACTGCACACGTAGACATACAGTTATATAATATTTTAGGTCAAAACTTAGGAACAGTGTACAACGCTATGACTACAGAAGGAGATCAAGAAATTAACATAAGAGAACGCATACCTGTAAACCTTGCTACTGGTAAATATATTTACAGAATAAGTGTTCAAAATCAGAAAATGAGCAAATCTGTAATGGTATCTTAA